TATGGTCAGTTTGCGCTTGATGAGTTTGAGTCAAAGAACTTTTTCTCCAGCAATGGCAGTTCACGAAATAAATATGGATGGCAGCTTGGTCTTAGAGGTGCAAACCTGTTTAATGTAAGCGGATTAAATTACCTGCTGGAAACTAATAACGTAAAGCCATATACCTATTCAGAACGTAGCTCCATAGTTAACTATTCCGAAAACGGCGAGCCTTTGGCACATCCCTGGGGAGCAAACTTTCGTGAAGTGGTTGGTTTATTAAATTACTCTTATAAAAGATTTGATTTTTCCGGAGAGCTGGATTACGGGCATTATGGTTTGGATATGAATAATCTTAACTATGGAAAAGACATCTTTCAACAATATGTTGACCCGGCAAGAGCTTTTGGCAACTATACCGGCCAGGGCTTAACAACCAATATGGTTTACGTAGAGGGTAAGGTAGCTTATTTGCTAAATCCTAAATATAATCTGCGGTTTGAATTGGGCGGACTTTACCGCTCTGAAAAGAACAGCCAGTTTCATGATAAAACAGGTATGCTGACCTTTGGCATACGCAGCTCGTTCCGGGCTATTTACAATGATTTAGCGAGTTATAAGACCCACTAAAGGGGAGAGTTGATTGGGTTGATTAAGTGAATGGTTATAAAACTTAATCAACCACTCACTTAATCAACTTAATAACTACTTTACGATGCTATAGTATGTGTATTATGCTTGGCACCTAAGCTCCTAACCTGTGCTATAATATGTTGGGCATCATACCCACATTCGGCCCAAAGTTCTGGCTGTTCACCGTGCTCTATGATCTTATCTGGTATGCCCAGGCGTTTTACCAATGTGTTTTGATAGCCATTATCGGCCATGAATTCCAGTATCGCGCTTCCCATTCCCCCTTCAAGGCAACCATCTTCAACAGTAATTACTTTGCTGAATTTTTTAAACACCTCGTGAAGCAAAGTTTCGTCAAGAGGTTTTACAAAGCGCAGATCATAATGCGCGGGATAATAACCTTCGGTATTCAGTTCGGCAGTGGCTTTTACCACTTCGTTACCTATAGCGCCTACGGATAGGATAGCTACCTCGTCACCATCACAAATTTTACGGCCTTTACCAACCGGTATAGCCTTAAACGGACGCTGCCAATCAACCATGACACCATTGCCGCGAGGATATCTGATCACAAACGGACCCATGTTTTCCTGTTGGGCGGTAAACATCAGGTTACGCAGTTCTTCTTCGTTCATAGGGGCCGATACCGTCATATTGGGGATGCAGCGCATAAAAGCCAGATCATAAGCGCCATGATGGGTTGGCCCATCAGCACCTACAAGGCCAGCTCTGTCCAAACAGAATATTACATTAAGATTTTGGATGGCCACATCATGTATCACCTGGTCATATGCCCTTTGCATAAAACTGGAATATATATTACAGAATGGCACCAAACCTTGGGTAGCTAATCCTGCCGAAAATGTTACCGCATGTTGTTCGGCTATACCTACATCAAAAGCGCGGGTAGGCATGGCTTTCATCATGAGGTTAAGCGAGCACCCTGAGGGCATAGCCGGGGTAATACCCATAATTTTAGGATTTTGCTCGGCCAGTTCAATAATGCTGTGCCCAAAAACATCCTGGTATTTAGGAGGCTGTGGCTTGTCGTATTTGGTTTTCTTGATCTCGCCGGTTATCTTGTCAAACAAGCCGGGAGCGTGCCATTTGGTCTGGTCTTTTTCGGCCAGGGCATAGCCTTTACCTTTAGTGGTAATGCAGTGCAGTAATTTAGGACCCGGAATATCGCGCAAATCTTTCAGTACTTTTACCAGGTGATTTACATCATGACCATCAATAGGGCCAAAATATCTGAATTTAAGAGCTTCAAAAAAGTTGCTGCGTTTTAGCAGGGTGCCTTTAATGCTTTTTTCTATCTTCTGCGCTATTTTAAAGGCATCAGGACCGATGGCCGATAACTTGGCCAGTACATGAGCTATATCGTCTCTGAAACGGTTATATGGCTTGGATGTGGTAATATCTGTAAGGTATTCCTTTAAGGCACCCACATTTGGGTCTATCGACATATTATTGTCGTTCAGGATCACCAGCAGGTTTGAGTTTTCAATACCGGCATGGTTAAGTGCTTCAAAAGCCATACCCGCAGTCATGGCGCCATCGCCAATAACGGCAACGTGCTGCCTGTCGGTTTCGCCTTTATAGTGCGAAGCCACCGCCATACCCAGTGCTACCGAAATGGAGGTAGAGGAGTGTCCTACACCAAA
This region of Mucilaginibacter inviolabilis genomic DNA includes:
- the dxs gene encoding 1-deoxy-D-xylulose-5-phosphate synthase → MQVPAGDLLKTINYPSDLKRLNESELEQVCQELRQYIIDVVSVNGGHFAASLGVVELTVALQYVLNTPYDQLVWDVGHQAYGHKILTGRRDEFHTNRVYKGLSGFPKRSESEYDTFGVGHSSTSISVALGMAVASHYKGETDRQHVAVIGDGAMTAGMAFEALNHAGIENSNLLVILNDNNMSIDPNVGALKEYLTDITTSKPYNRFRDDIAHVLAKLSAIGPDAFKIAQKIEKSIKGTLLKRSNFFEALKFRYFGPIDGHDVNHLVKVLKDLRDIPGPKLLHCITTKGKGYALAEKDQTKWHAPGLFDKITGEIKKTKYDKPQPPKYQDVFGHSIIELAEQNPKIMGITPAMPSGCSLNLMMKAMPTRAFDVGIAEQHAVTFSAGLATQGLVPFCNIYSSFMQRAYDQVIHDVAIQNLNVIFCLDRAGLVGADGPTHHGAYDLAFMRCIPNMTVSAPMNEEELRNLMFTAQQENMGPFVIRYPRGNGVMVDWQRPFKAIPVGKGRKICDGDEVAILSVGAIGNEVVKATAELNTEGYYPAHYDLRFVKPLDETLLHEVFKKFSKVITVEDGCLEGGMGSAILEFMADNGYQNTLVKRLGIPDKIIEHGEQPELWAECGYDAQHIIAQVRSLGAKHNTHTIAS